Genomic window (Phacochoerus africanus isolate WHEZ1 chromosome 1, ROS_Pafr_v1, whole genome shotgun sequence):
ATTATTTCTGCTCCTTAAACCAGCCAGAGTTTTTAACTAATAATATGCTAAAACATTGGTGATGCTTAAATTAGTTGTTATATGTAATGCGAGTTTAGAACAAAGTTAAGCACATAGGAAGAGCTTTGTTTGCTGTTGTCAGTATTTGAGAATCATATATTAAGGGATTGACCAGAAGCTGTGAATGATCATGGAGTTTCTGGGAACGTGCaagaattaaaaacttaaaattgtaTGTAGGGTTATGTGCTGTACTACAATTGctgatagttttatttatttgtgaaaagCACTTAAATAGTAAGGATGTGATGATTCTGAAAGGATTAGTGATAcacaaaatgtttgcattttgaaTGCTGGTAACAGTTTTACACTGATGTCCTTGGTCTTATGTATTTTTAGGCTTTAGTGGATGGACCCTGCACTCAAGTAAGGAGACAGGCTATGCCTTTCAAATGCATGCAGCTCACCGACTTCATCCTCAAGTTCCCACACAGGTAACTGTCCACCAACCATCACCCCTGCCCTTGTTTAATTAATACTAGTAAAAGTTTGCTTGGCTTAATCCAAAGAAatgtttttgctattttgttgtttttctcttgagaaTATATTTAGCAGTGTGAGGAGAAAAATTTAGAGGAGAGATTTACAGTGTAGATGTAGacaggcatttttaaaatgtcctgtgATCTGGTAGTTCAGTGGCTCTTCTTTTATCCAGATTGCCCATCCTTTTTCTTTGTCTCCCTTTTAGGATTTACACCACAAAGAACTCCCCACAGAATTCTGGTTTCATGACATATTTTGTTCAATTCAGCTTCAAAACAAAAGTACTGTTATTTGCCTCTTCAAGTGCAATCAATCATCAGTCGAGCTCTTAGTATGTgccagttgttaaatattttaaatgtttaaggtCTTCCcttcttggcacagtggaaacaaatcccaccacgaaccatgaggttgtggattcaatccctggcctcccttggtgggttaaggatccagcgttgctgtgaagtgtggtgtaggtcacagacttgactcggatctgagatttctgtggctgtggtgtaggccggcagctgtagttacaattggactcttagcctgggacctccatgttgtgggtgtggccctcaaagaaggcgggggggggggggggggggggggacaaaaaaataaaatatttaatacattatcTTCTTATAACAGCCACTAAAGAGGTTATATTCCCAGTTACTTACTAGGAATTTAGACAGTAATAGCATTTCATGATGTCTCaacacagatcttttttttttcccccttggtcaTGGTGTGTAGCAGCTTGAAGTGGGGTCTCAGttaccaggccaaggattgaatccaggccGCTGCAGTGAAAGCACAGGTCCTAACCATTAGATTACAAGGGGCTATACTGAACACAAATCTTTAGGCATTAATGTGCAAAATAATATAAGGCATACAGATTAACTTTACCTCATTcttgatgaaaaataaattgctttcttCTCATCCACTACTGAggagtgatatatatatatatatatacacacacacataatcagAGGTGACTTAATCCTTGAAAGTGAAATGGTTTGCACActtttattaaaattgtgtgtTTGAGATTTTAAGATGTCTTAGTGACCACAATTGAAATAATAAAGTGTGCCAGGTGGTGTTCTATGGAGACAATTAGAGGTggaagtggggagaaaaaaaaaacagaaggatacttttctatttttcttatgcCTTTTTTAACTTGAGAGGGTGTAAGTGGTGCTTTTTCAGAGGACAAAAAGGTGTCCTTGGATCTTTGTGGCCTCAAATCTGATTTCATAATCAATGGTCTTGGCTCTTTCTAGTGCTCGCCAGAAGTATGTCCGAAAAGCCTGGGAGAAGGCAGATATTAATGCAAAGTGGGCAGCCACAAGGTGGGCCAAGAAGATTGAAGCCAGAGAAAAGGTAATGACTTACTCATTTGAATTTGGACCTTTTCTGGGTTTGGAGGGTTGGGATGGTATGACAGggatttattttacttgtttatttctaACAGAAAGCCAAGATGACAGATTTTGATCGTTATAAAGTCATGAAGGCAAGGAAAATGGtaagttttaaattattacagGATTGTCGTATTCTAACCCTAAACTTGATTGTCTGGTAATTCTCTTGACCAAGCTTGGTAGACCAAAGTTGACTTGTTAAAAATCTTAGACATCGCGAGGGTTGTTTTCTATGCATTTACAGTTTGTATGTATAGATTGGATAAGAATTTTTTATGCATATATGGTAAACATTTGAATTGAAATTTTTCAGAGGAACCGACTAATCAAGCTTGAAGTTAAGAAACTTCAAAAGGCAGCTCTCCTGAAAGCTTCTCCCAAGAAAGCACTTGCTAagggggcagctgcagcagctgctgccgctgctgccaaGGTTCCAGTAAAAAAGATCACCACTGCAGGCAAGAAGGCTCCAGCCCAGAAGGCTCCTGTCCAGAAAGCTGCAGGCCAGAAGGCTGCACCTCCTCCAAAAGCTCAGAAGGTTCAGAAACCTCCAGCCCAGAAAGCACCTGCTCCAAAAGCATCTGGCAAGAAAGCATGAGAGCATAAAAGGCTATTATAAAcgtaataaaagttttttttgacATGCTGGCAAATCTACTTAATCTATGGATTAAAGTCTGTTGTTGGGTGGGTCCAGGGTTATGAGGTAGACTAATGGGATTATTAATGTCATCATTGGAAAATCAGTTCCTTAGTCCTACTCTGCTCAGATTTGAATTAGTATCCAGTAATCACAGTCATAAGTAAAGTTCTCATGGGAAATCACGGTAATTAGGACACCTAGTGACTTTTGCTTTCCTTgtacaaatgtattttctataaataagtGAAATCCCAGCATCTTAAGGATATACCGTAGGAAAAAAAGTATGTTATGATACATtggtttcttaaaattttcagttcCCTGTCATTTCTAATCAGAAGCTGCCTTCTGAACCTTACTGGGGCAATGAAGACTAAGCTCATTTTTGCTTGGTAGTGTGAATAGGCAAGTGAAATTGTGTAGTAACTTCTGTGTTGGAGGAAATAATAGGTAATTTGGCCATAACCTGTCCGTGTCTAAAGTGGGATATTCAGCTACCACCCAGAAGAAAGATGGTATAAGGGCAGCCTCAGCAATGTAGAGAACTGGCCAGAGAAAATGGGGGCAAGTAGATAGTAAGGTCTGTGTTGGGGTGGGGTGCAAGAAGCCACAGTGTTTGTAAATGGAGTGATAACCTAAGGTTTATTCTCTAGTATTTCTTCCAGTTAGCACTCATGGGTAATAAACTTTCTGAATGCTTACTTGTCTGAAAGTTTACATTGCCCTAATGAGTTTTCTACTCAGCATAGCTAACAGCAAACAcatgggtttggggttttgtttttgctacacCAAGTTAGTACTACAGGCACTGAACTGTCCTGTTTTCAGTTGTGACCCAGGCAAGCATCAGACCCTACAGATAATAGGGTTTGCCCACACTTGAGATGGCAACTGCAAGTTGCAGGTTTAATACTTCTCTCTGCAGCCATAAATTGGTGTTCCCATGACTTCCTCAGATTTAGTAATTCTTTAGAACTAAAGTTCATTGCAGAACTTGGAAAAGCTTTGTTAGTGGTTAGCTAAAACTCAGGAAGGGtcaaatggaagagatgcatggGTCAAGGTAAAATGGGAGCAACATGGAGCTTCCATCTGCCTAAGCTTGCTACTCTGCCAGCACGTCCATGTATTCatcctggaagctctctgaaccccctACCTCTTAGAGTTTTTGTTGTAGCTGACCAAATCATTGGCACTGAGATTAGCTCAATCTCCAGCTTCTCTCTGCTCCAAGCAGTGGTAGGGTGGAGGGTGAGAGTTCAAACGTGGGAGGTCCCCGTTATGTGCTTGATTGCTCTGGTGACCAGGGCCCCCCATCCTGAAGCTGTCTAGGAGCCCCCAGCTTCCCTTCACCTCAGCTTACACAGAGATAGTCTTAATGTTCCAGAGACTCCAAAGATGTTAATGAGCTTCTATTGTCGGGAACTGGCGGTGAAGACCAAATTTGTTGTATCACTGTATTACGCCTTGTGTCTGTGTGGTAGTTTACAACCAGAAGTTTTAAGTGCTTTGTGTTAATTGACTGACTCAGTCCACTGAATTtgagtttgaaactattttcattCTCAACTGAGAAAGTTTAGTATTTCACGCAAGTCCCTGTGGTGAATAAATGGTGGGGCCAGAATTTGAACCTAGACTTGAGATTTTAGGTCAGAGAACAGTCAATCAGCTACTAAGCAGGAGACTGGGGCTATACATTCATTAGGTTAAATTGCTGCTAGTAAGCTTTAACGCCAGAATTCAAAACTTCACACCAATTATAATGCGGAATCTCTGTCCTTCAGAAAGTGAGGGTCTACTTGAGGTGAACAGCCATAGAGAAGAGCCCAGGCAAGAACGGTGGTCGCGGGTCTGGCTTGGGGGAACCATGGAGAAGGGCCAGCCTCCCAACTTCCTAGAGAGGCGCCAGGAGCTCCTGCCGGGAGCGCTTCCGCCTGCGCTGCAGTCCGCGCGGCTGCGAGTCTCAGGGTGAGCACCCTGGGTTACGCGACCTCGTTCCCGGGTGGCCCCACGGCTTTCCCATCCTGGGACTCGGGCGTCGGGACCTCACCCACACCGCAGAGGAGCCCTTGGGGCGCTGCGAGCCTGTGCCCAGCGGAGGGGCGAGATGGGTTTTCCAGCCCCGAAGAGCCGGCCTGACATCTGACTCGTGGTACTCAGGGTGGTAGCCGGTGACGTTCGCCTGCTTCCCGGGGTGGAGTGTTCAGATCCGGATGAGGTCTCTGGTCTGCTTGGCCAAGAGGGACATTCAGGTCTTTTCCTCCAGAACACCGCTTCCGTTTTGACCGACAGCGCGTGGTTGGTCCAGGGATCTCTGTTAACTTACTTTCTCTACAGAAGCTTGTTTGGGGTCTTTGCCATGATCACTAGAAGCATTAATAGTGGGCCAAggatttttttgaaaatcatgAATACACTGCAACGCTTGACTCTTGTTTCAGAGATTCTAGGAATTTCCATAATCACTAGGCAAATTTGTGGAGTGTACAGAGGGAGCAGTTGCAGTGCACCTTGAATCACTAGCGAGGGTGCAGTGAGAACATCAAGTATCCTAAGACTATGTTTCCAATGATAGTGGCGAGGAGACTGAGGAAGGATGAGGTAGCAAGTGTGGGAAATAAGATAGGGTCGGTCTCattctgattttctcttcttAGCTCTGCAGGTTCTTGCTTTTCCAAACAGAGAGGGCTGTACAAGAAGCCAGGGGTCATCAGCCATGCACCAGACAGTGTGGTCCCAGGTGAGCTGAgctttcttccagttttccatATTCAGAACAGATCTGAAAGGGCGTTACAGGACCAGCAGCCCCACTTGGCCAGTCCTGTGCTTAGCTTTGCATCCATCAAAAAGTATGGCAAAGGAGTATGTTAGGGGAATTGATGAGGGAGTGTAGGATAAACATGGAAGGATCAGGTTGGGAAAGAGAGAAGCACCAGCCAAGAAATTCTCCTAGAAAGGGAGACTCTCCATCCATCCAGACTGCAAGTATGGTGTACAGATGAGCAGCATTGGCCTTACCAGGGGGCTCATTAGAAAGGCGGAATCTCAGATCTCCTGAATCAGAAACTACATTTATACATTATCTGGAAAATTAATGGGCAAGTTAAAATTTGGGGAGTGCTGTTCTTCCTGATAATACACAAAAGAAGCCCATCTCCTGAGCTAAAGTAGGCACTTCTACAGACAGAAGTTTGCCCTTCAGACCATGGACTCTGGGTACATGCAGGCCAAACTGGGAGCATTGAAGGAAATGTACTGATGAGGGAGGTGAAATCTTGGAGGAGTGCTGAATTTGGAGCTGAAGCCAGTATCTCTAGCCTATTGCAAAGACTACAGCTTACCCCAGGTAAGAGGCTGTATCTTTCGTTGGCACAAATTTATGCAACATTGGAAGAAGTTTTCTCACTAGAGTTTTCTTAGTAGTAGAGGatgatttcattgaatttttttttttttttttggcctttttaccatttcttggaccgcccccgtggcatatggaggttcccaggctaggggtccaatcagagctgtagccactggcctacgccagagccacagcaacatgggatccaagccgcgtctgcaacctacaccacagttccggatccttaacccactgagcaaggccagggatcaaaaccgcaacctcatggttcctagtcggattcgttaaccactgagccacaatgggaactccgtcatTGAATTTTTCTTCAGAGTCCTAGAGCATGGAATGTGAAAGCTGGGTGTATCATGTAATGGATATATAATATAGTGTGAAAGCTCCACCCCAGAAACTTAAGAGCAGTGTGTATTTGGTTCCTTTTTCTGGACATTGAAccatctgcttcctttttttttttttttaacagctgcacctgtcccacatggaagttccttaagctagcggtcaaatcagagct
Coding sequences:
- the RPL14 gene encoding 60S ribosomal protein L14; its protein translation is MVFRRFVEVGRVAYVSFGPHAGKLVAIVDVIDQNRALVDGPCTQVRRQAMPFKCMQLTDFILKFPHSARQKYVRKAWEKADINAKWAATRWAKKIEAREKKAKMTDFDRYKVMKARKMRNRLIKLEVKKLQKAALLKASPKKALAKGAAAAAAAAAAKVPVKKITTAGKKAPAQKAPVQKAAGQKAAPPPKAQKVQKPPAQKAPAPKASGKKA